Proteins from a genomic interval of Chroococcidiopsis thermalis PCC 7203:
- a CDS encoding Crp/Fnr family transcriptional regulator: MSYVQPIYRNRDDITISPATPTKLQFQRRDRLPENQEVLWQIESGVARSITWSQEGELVCLGYWGAGDVVGHALSRVQPYEIHCLTNVEVSRWNRNQWAQLTDAIVHHQQQTEELLSIIHINPISQKLWQLLVWLSQKFGRNVDNGQTLELPLTHQQLAQTLGTSRVTVTRVLQQLEAEGKIRRQRRRLVVT; encoded by the coding sequence ATGAGCTACGTCCAGCCTATTTATCGCAACCGAGATGATATAACGATATCTCCAGCGACCCCAACTAAATTACAGTTTCAACGCCGCGATCGCTTACCAGAAAATCAAGAAGTTTTATGGCAAATTGAATCCGGGGTTGCCCGCAGCATTACTTGGAGTCAGGAAGGTGAGTTGGTTTGCTTGGGCTACTGGGGAGCGGGAGATGTTGTTGGACATGCACTATCACGAGTGCAGCCCTATGAAATCCACTGTCTGACAAATGTAGAAGTCAGTCGCTGGAACCGCAATCAGTGGGCGCAATTAACAGATGCGATCGTTCACCACCAGCAGCAAACAGAAGAACTACTGAGCATCATTCATATCAATCCTATATCTCAAAAATTGTGGCAGCTACTCGTGTGGTTGAGTCAAAAATTTGGTCGTAATGTCGATAACGGGCAGACGCTTGAGCTACCACTCACCCATCAGCAGTTGGCTCAGACGCTAGGTACGAGCCGAGTGACGGTGACTAGAGTTCTCCAGCAGTTAGAAGCAGAGGGAAAAATACGACGGCAGCGGCGGCGACTCGTTGTAACATGA
- a CDS encoding TonB-dependent receptor plug domain-containing protein: MKVDKLCQSLLLTSAITLTGCFAYALLLGTPAKGEEMAAQIREVDKNILQPNEIRLPTTSAQMLESPTPTNPPAVLPNQEGKGSIVSITGVVTNPTDKGVEIILQTTQGKVLQPVTLVLGNTYIANIPNAVLALPQGEFRAYNPASGITRVAVTQATANSIRVAVTGETALPQVQLYDAPNQGLIFSFTPGTSAAQTPLPLGETQPGKPTAQTDEQEIVVTGEQDGYLVPDTNVGTRTDTPLRDIPQSIQIVPQQVLEEQQVNTLNEAFKNVPGATQTAPNYIPGFAGFTIRGFSVGDFGPNVTRNGLSVRLPAGTNAIFSNIERVEVLRGPASVLFGEGDPGGTINIVTKQPLRDPYYSVEATIGSYDRYGGAIDLTGPLNDSKTALYRLNAFYESADSFVDFSELETSAVAGALKFELGKNTDLKLDLEYSKINQREFDELKNSRR, translated from the coding sequence ATGAAGGTAGATAAATTGTGTCAAAGTTTGCTGCTAACAAGTGCGATAACCCTAACGGGATGCTTCGCTTACGCGCTTTTGCTCGGCACTCCAGCAAAAGGCGAGGAAATGGCAGCGCAGATTCGAGAAGTTGACAAAAATATTTTACAGCCAAACGAAATTAGACTTCCAACGACAAGCGCTCAAATGTTGGAATCGCCAACACCAACTAACCCACCTGCCGTCCTGCCTAACCAAGAAGGGAAGGGAAGCATTGTATCAATTACGGGAGTTGTGACAAATCCCACCGATAAAGGTGTAGAGATAATTCTACAAACTACTCAGGGTAAAGTGCTTCAGCCTGTAACTCTGGTTTTGGGCAATACGTATATTGCGAATATTCCCAACGCTGTACTAGCACTTCCTCAAGGAGAATTTCGCGCCTATAACCCTGCAAGCGGCATTACTCGCGTAGCTGTGACTCAAGCTACCGCTAATAGTATTCGAGTCGCGGTGACGGGGGAAACAGCTTTGCCACAAGTGCAATTATATGACGCTCCAAATCAGGGGTTAATTTTTAGCTTCACGCCAGGTACATCTGCTGCTCAGACTCCGCTACCACTGGGTGAAACCCAACCAGGAAAACCAACGGCGCAAACTGACGAGCAGGAAATTGTAGTAACGGGGGAGCAAGATGGCTATCTCGTCCCCGATACCAACGTGGGAACGAGAACCGATACACCTTTGCGAGATATTCCGCAATCAATTCAAATTGTCCCGCAACAGGTGCTAGAGGAACAACAAGTTAACACCTTAAATGAAGCATTCAAAAATGTTCCTGGTGCGACTCAAACCGCTCCTAATTACATCCCTGGATTTGCTGGTTTTACGATTCGAGGATTTTCTGTTGGCGACTTTGGACCAAACGTCACTAGAAACGGATTAAGTGTCAGACTTCCAGCAGGTACAAACGCAATTTTCTCTAACATCGAACGGGTTGAAGTTCTCAGAGGACCTGCTTCAGTTCTATTTGGTGAGGGCGATCCTGGCGGAACAATTAATATTGTCACCAAACAACCCCTGCGCGATCCTTATTATTCGGTTGAAGCCACTATTGGCAGCTATGACCGTTACGGAGGTGCGATCGATTTAACTGGTCCGTTGAATGATTCCAAAACAGCATTGTATCGACTAAATGCCTTTTATGAATCTGCCGACAGTTTTGTCGATTTTAGCGAGTTAGAAACCTCAGCAGTTGCAGGTGCTTTAAAGTTTGAACTTGGCAAAAATACCGATCTAAAACTGGATTTAGAGTATAGCAAAATAAATCAACGTGAGTTCGACGAATTAAAAAATAGCAGGAGGTAA
- a CDS encoding IS982 family transposase yields the protein MDSIVSRLDLTQIFCDVDDFCQQFEQLWQQQSQLPSMLGEKRSRSQMQLSEIMTIVIAFHGSGARTFKDFYTLTVQPHWRKAFPHLVSYNRFVELMPWCLMLLCCFLHTRKGEITGIQFIDSTPIEVCHPRRAHAHKVFKDLVAWGKNSVGWHFGFKLHLIINEQGELLAFQLTPANTDDRQPVPDLTQDLIGQLFGDRGYISQKLFEQLYQRGLQLVTKSKKKMKQRLVKLMDKIFLRKRALIESVNDQLKNICQIQHSRHRSVFNFLVNLLSGLVAYTYQPKLPSLDLQPKGLPALPPAIF from the coding sequence ATGGACTCTATCGTATCGCGTCTCGACCTGACCCAGATTTTCTGTGATGTGGATGATTTTTGTCAGCAATTTGAACAGTTATGGCAACAGCAGTCACAACTGCCCTCCATGCTAGGAGAGAAACGGAGCCGCTCGCAGATGCAGCTAAGTGAAATCATGACCATCGTGATTGCCTTTCATGGGTCTGGAGCAAGAACATTTAAGGATTTCTATACGCTGACGGTGCAACCCCATTGGCGCAAGGCGTTTCCTCATCTAGTCAGCTATAACCGCTTTGTAGAGTTAATGCCTTGGTGCTTGATGCTGCTATGCTGTTTCCTGCACACCCGTAAAGGCGAAATTACCGGCATCCAGTTCATTGACTCTACACCTATCGAGGTGTGTCATCCCAGACGTGCTCATGCACACAAAGTCTTCAAAGACTTAGTTGCTTGGGGCAAAAATTCCGTAGGATGGCATTTTGGTTTTAAGCTTCACCTGATTATCAATGAGCAAGGGGAGTTATTAGCGTTTCAGCTCACCCCAGCTAATACTGACGACAGACAACCCGTGCCAGACTTGACTCAAGACTTGATTGGTCAGCTCTTTGGCGACCGTGGATACATTTCCCAAAAGTTGTTTGAGCAACTTTACCAGCGAGGTCTGCAACTAGTCACCAAGTCAAAGAAGAAGATGAAACAACGGCTGGTGAAGTTAATGGACAAGATTTTCTTGCGTAAACGAGCACTGATTGAATCTGTCAACGATCAACTCAAAAACATCTGCCAGATTCAGCATTCCCGCCATCGCAGCGTGTTTAATTTCCTGGTCAATCTCTTGTCAGGCTTGGTAGCTTATACTTATCAGCCCAAGTTACCTTCTCTAGATTTGCAACCCAAAGGCTTACCTGCCTTACCTCCTGCTATTTTTTAA
- a CDS encoding AraC family transcriptional regulator — protein MTKTLTDTDEQELWAESEQNGTLSSQSKGFETITLGKFSDICNIYSCSTELRSGLSIAVDEVEFIDDLVWMKDKSDNLRFGLSFFLSGKVTVERHGLIDKTDESVGKYYSECNCNLQETEWWKAGEKFSRIYLRIEPQQFFQSFGEVDLEQIPIYLRQAVIGDCIQPYYQQEKITRQMQRVLRQILQCPHQGLMKRMYLESQVMELMMLHFQQFQEQGKCDRNFPARNLSDVEKIYQAKEILLNNLENPPSLLELARQVGLNDFKLKCGFRQVFGTSAFKYLHDYRLEKARQLLGSEDMKVEEVAFRVGFDSRSYFASAFRKKFGLNPKQYLQHCQKSR, from the coding sequence ATGACAAAAACTCTGACAGATACAGATGAGCAAGAACTGTGGGCAGAAAGCGAGCAAAATGGTACGCTTTCTAGTCAGTCGAAGGGTTTTGAAACTATCACGCTCGGAAAGTTTTCAGATATCTGTAACATCTATAGTTGTTCGACAGAATTACGCAGTGGATTATCTATTGCGGTAGACGAGGTAGAGTTTATTGATGACCTTGTGTGGATGAAAGATAAATCGGATAACTTACGATTTGGGTTAAGTTTTTTTCTGTCAGGAAAAGTGACGGTTGAACGTCACGGTTTAATCGATAAAACTGATGAATCAGTAGGTAAATACTATTCGGAATGTAACTGCAATCTTCAAGAAACTGAGTGGTGGAAAGCCGGAGAGAAGTTCTCACGAATATATCTAAGAATTGAACCACAGCAATTTTTTCAAAGTTTTGGCGAAGTAGATTTAGAACAGATACCAATTTACTTGCGCCAAGCCGTAATTGGCGATTGCATCCAGCCTTATTACCAGCAAGAAAAAATCACGCGGCAAATGCAGCGAGTGTTACGCCAGATTTTACAGTGTCCGCATCAAGGCTTGATGAAGCGGATGTATCTGGAAAGTCAGGTAATGGAATTGATGATGCTTCATTTCCAGCAATTTCAGGAGCAGGGGAAATGCGATCGCAACTTTCCAGCTAGAAATTTGAGCGATGTGGAAAAAATTTATCAAGCCAAAGAAATTTTACTGAACAATTTAGAAAATCCGCCTAGTCTGCTGGAATTAGCAAGGCAAGTCGGGTTAAATGACTTCAAATTAAAATGTGGATTTCGGCAAGTTTTCGGCACATCTGCATTTAAATACTTGCACGACTATCGGCTGGAGAAAGCCAGACAACTTTTAGGATCGGAAGACATGAAAGTTGAAGAAGTGGCATTTAGAGTTGGTTTTGATAGTCGCAGCTACTTTGCTTCAGCTTTCCGCAAAAAGTTTGGTTTGAATCCCAAACAATACTTGCAGCATTGCCAAAAATCCCGCTAG
- a CDS encoding TonB-dependent siderophore receptor → MRFYKLVELTLNQSYPSGLPAIGTVLPNPNGEIKRDRNFASEDSEYSPEVFRVGYDLEHRLSENWSLRNAFYYSYLYQKIRGVRPASLEPDFRTLQREGDDRDSKEYIFDLFTNVVGKFSTGAIDHQLLFGVDLRKYNSSSFALRTFQGTPIDIFNPVYSSQRLDIVDRPYDDETSINLIGIYLQDQITLADNFKLLLGGRFDAFDQTDEDLIEDTETSQSGDAFSPRLGIVYQPLPPISLYASYTRSFSPTIGRSVDGEPFQPSRGTQYEIGVKADINDRLSATLALYDLTRTNVTTADPDNPDFEIQTGEQNSQGVELFVSGEILPGWNIIGGYAYTDAQITQDETFAIGNRINNVAESSFNLWTSYEIQSGNLQGLGFGIGFFYVGDRQGDLDNSFTLPSYFRTDAAIFYNRGQFRAALNFRNLFDVDYFESAYGDLSVYPGEPFTVLGTVSWQF, encoded by the coding sequence TTGCGCTTCTACAAACTCGTCGAACTCACGTTAAATCAGAGTTATCCCTCTGGTCTTCCCGCTATAGGAACTGTATTACCTAACCCAAACGGAGAAATTAAGCGCGATCGCAATTTTGCCAGCGAAGATAGTGAATATAGTCCAGAGGTTTTCCGAGTTGGGTACGACCTAGAGCATCGCTTGAGTGAAAACTGGTCGTTGCGAAATGCTTTTTACTATTCCTATCTTTATCAAAAAATTAGAGGTGTCCGTCCTGCTAGCCTCGAACCCGATTTCAGAACTTTACAGCGTGAAGGTGACGATCGCGATTCCAAGGAATATATCTTCGATCTCTTCACAAACGTTGTTGGTAAATTTTCCACAGGCGCGATCGATCATCAGCTGCTATTTGGTGTCGATTTGAGAAAATATAATTCTAGCAGCTTTGCCTTGAGGACTTTCCAAGGAACGCCCATTGACATTTTTAACCCAGTTTACAGTTCCCAAAGACTTGATATAGTTGACCGTCCTTATGACGATGAAACATCAATCAATTTAATAGGTATTTATCTTCAAGATCAAATAACCTTGGCAGATAATTTTAAATTACTGCTAGGTGGTCGATTTGATGCCTTTGACCAAACTGACGAAGATCTGATCGAAGATACCGAAACATCTCAATCTGGAGATGCGTTTAGTCCCCGTTTGGGCATTGTCTATCAGCCTCTACCGCCAATTTCGCTCTATGCTAGCTATACTCGGTCGTTTTCCCCCACTATTGGTAGATCTGTTGATGGCGAGCCATTCCAGCCAAGTCGCGGGACGCAATATGAAATTGGAGTCAAAGCAGATATTAACGATCGCCTTTCTGCCACACTTGCATTGTACGACTTAACTCGCACTAACGTTACTACTGCTGACCCAGATAATCCTGACTTTGAAATTCAAACAGGAGAACAAAATAGTCAAGGTGTCGAGCTATTTGTTTCGGGTGAAATTTTACCAGGATGGAACATTATTGGCGGTTATGCCTATACCGATGCACAGATTACACAAGATGAAACGTTTGCAATTGGTAATCGAATTAATAATGTGGCAGAAAGTAGCTTCAATTTATGGACGAGCTATGAAATTCAATCTGGGAATTTGCAAGGATTGGGCTTTGGGATCGGATTTTTCTATGTCGGCGATCGCCAAGGAGATTTAGACAATTCATTTACGTTACCTAGCTATTTTCGCACTGATGCAGCGATCTTTTACAATCGCGGACAGTTTAGGGCAGCACTGAACTTTAGGAATTTATTTGATGTAGACTATTTTGAATCTGCTTATGGCGATCTGAGTGTTTATCCTGGGGAACCTTTCACCGTTCTAGGAACAGTTTCCTGGCAATTCTGA
- a CDS encoding helix-turn-helix transcriptional regulator has translation MTIILTDTSWNELWQKTSDRSKDFETSDRGKIPNVCNTYDWQVELRSGLTLSIHEVELTEDIVWTRDRWDDSQFGLSFFLSGKVRIERYSLTDETDESVGKYYSECNCNFKETEWWKAGEKFSRIYLKIEPQQFFQSFGEQELEQIPIYLRQAVIGDRVQPYYQQREITQQMWMVLSNILKCPYQGLMKRMYLESQTMELIAFHFQQCQEQDIGDRHFPTKNLSDIDRIYQAKEILLKNLESPPCLIDLARQVGLNEFKLKRGFRKVFGTSAFKYLHDYRLEQARQLLALGDMNVEEVALKIGFDSRSYFASSFRKKFGLNPKQYFQHCQKSL, from the coding sequence ATGACAATAATTCTTACAGATACAAGCTGGAATGAATTATGGCAAAAAACTTCCGATCGATCGAAGGATTTTGAAACGAGCGATCGGGGAAAAATTCCAAATGTCTGTAATACCTACGATTGGCAAGTAGAGTTACGCAGTGGGTTAACTCTTTCAATACATGAAGTAGAGTTAACTGAAGATATTGTATGGACTAGAGATAGATGGGATGATTCTCAATTCGGCTTGAGCTTTTTTCTCTCAGGAAAGGTGAGGATTGAGCGTTACAGCTTAACTGATGAAACTGATGAATCAGTAGGGAAGTACTATTCAGAGTGTAACTGCAATTTTAAAGAGACTGAGTGGTGGAAAGCGGGAGAGAAATTTTCCCGAATTTATTTGAAAATCGAACCGCAGCAATTTTTTCAAAGTTTTGGTGAACAAGAGCTAGAACAGATTCCAATTTACTTGCGCCAAGCCGTAATTGGCGATCGCGTACAACCTTACTACCAACAACGGGAAATTACACAGCAAATGTGGATGGTGTTATCTAACATCCTCAAATGTCCCTATCAAGGCTTAATGAAGCGAATGTATTTGGAAAGTCAGACGATGGAATTGATTGCATTTCATTTCCAGCAATGTCAGGAACAGGATATAGGCGATCGCCACTTCCCTACCAAGAACTTGAGCGATATTGACAGAATTTATCAAGCTAAAGAAATTTTACTAAAAAACTTAGAAAGTCCACCTTGCTTGATAGATTTAGCAAGGCAAGTAGGACTAAACGAGTTTAAATTGAAGCGGGGGTTTCGGAAAGTTTTTGGGACATCAGCATTTAAATATTTACACGACTATCGACTGGAACAAGCAAGGCAACTTTTAGCATTAGGAGACATGAATGTTGAAGAAGTAGCATTGAAAATAGGTTTTGATAGCCGCAGTTACTTTGCCTCATCTTTCCGCAAAAAATTTGGCTTGAATCCCAAACAATACTTTCAGCATTGCCAAAAATCCCTCTAG
- a CDS encoding nuclear transport factor 2 family protein → MSHQIEHQIVEVEEKLRLAMLHSDVKALDELLSPKLLFTNHLGHLVGKEEDLAGHKSGALKLNSLSASEQHILLAGDVAIVSVKMQLSGSYNGTPTNGVFRFTRVWSQSQDGTWQIIAGHSGIVS, encoded by the coding sequence ATGAGTCATCAAATTGAGCATCAAATCGTCGAGGTAGAAGAAAAGCTCAGGCTAGCAATGCTTCACTCCGATGTGAAAGCATTAGATGAACTGTTGTCGCCTAAATTACTTTTTACAAATCACCTGGGGCATTTGGTAGGAAAAGAGGAAGATCTAGCAGGTCATAAGTCTGGCGCTCTCAAACTCAACTCGCTGTCAGCTTCCGAGCAGCATATTTTGTTAGCAGGTGATGTGGCGATCGTTTCAGTAAAGATGCAATTATCGGGTAGTTATAATGGTACGCCCACAAATGGCGTTTTTCGGTTTACTAGAGTTTGGTCGCAGTCTCAGGATGGGACTTGGCAGATTATAGCTGGACATTCAGGCATAGTGTCTTAA
- a CDS encoding SDR family NAD(P)-dependent oxidoreductase, whose amino-acid sequence MRLEGKVVLVTGSSQGIGQGIVVRLAQEGADVVINYRSHPEGAAETLAKVQAAGGRCFMAQCPSSQGYTIQADLGSVHEIRQLIGESIEHFGKLDILVNNAGIEKHAPFWEVTEADYDAVMNVNLKGVFFATQAFVQHLIETKRSGKIINISSVHEELSFPNFTVYCASKGGMKMLTRNLAVELGSLGITINNVAPGAIETPINTQLLHNPQKLGALLKNIPLGRLGQPQDVASLVAFLASPDADYVTGSTFFVDGGLLWNYQEQ is encoded by the coding sequence ATGAGACTTGAAGGTAAAGTTGTCCTGGTAACGGGTAGCAGTCAAGGAATCGGACAGGGAATTGTGGTGCGACTTGCCCAAGAAGGAGCAGATGTTGTCATTAACTATCGCTCGCATCCAGAAGGAGCGGCAGAAACCTTAGCAAAAGTACAAGCTGCTGGTGGTAGATGCTTCATGGCTCAATGCCCCAGTTCCCAGGGATATACGATTCAAGCAGACTTAGGTAGCGTACATGAGATACGTCAATTGATTGGCGAAAGTATCGAGCATTTTGGCAAGCTAGATATTTTAGTCAATAATGCTGGAATTGAAAAACACGCTCCATTTTGGGAAGTTACGGAAGCCGATTACGATGCGGTAATGAATGTCAATTTGAAGGGAGTCTTCTTTGCAACTCAAGCCTTTGTGCAACACCTAATCGAAACTAAAAGATCTGGAAAGATTATTAACATCAGTTCGGTGCATGAGGAACTGTCCTTTCCTAACTTTACAGTGTACTGTGCCAGTAAGGGTGGCATGAAAATGCTAACTCGCAACTTAGCAGTCGAACTAGGTTCTTTGGGCATCACAATTAATAACGTAGCACCTGGCGCAATAGAAACTCCAATCAATACCCAGCTCTTGCACAACCCCCAAAAGTTGGGTGCATTGTTGAAAAATATTCCCCTCGGTCGTTTGGGACAACCACAAGATGTTGCTTCTTTGGTTGCCTTTTTAGCATCCCCCGATGCTGACTACGTTACGGGTAGCACTTTCTTTGTCGATGGTGGCTTGCTTTGGAATTATCAAGAGCAGTAA
- a CDS encoding IS701 family transposase: METLLAHAQGLVYTLLDLMPSHYQRDSLQALLGLFLQAQGHPLPQQCKTKSASALSRFLNVYPWSTRRLIRSTRSFVLQQILSQPRIGRRPILQVIIDLTTLEKRGKFKLLDGLVRVFHSKRGLHLVVMYLVVGQWRVPWNFRVYRGKNHSSPAQLGLRLVQSLPSLLSQHFQLMILVDTAFGSAEFLHGIRKLKYHAIAGVRCDRKLQDGRNVKQLCRRGQQVRLVKLKFPVSLSWYYLKRDDGRLEKRFVLSTKPLKASTINYWGKKRWQIEGWFKTAKHRFGLDQFGQGTLLGVYRWLVLSLLAYLLAHWAYLSTASTDSPDWGKAAQLALEALLPQLVVLLLLLESKRLTPLARSLGFDIQITCCKI; the protein is encoded by the coding sequence ATGGAAACCCTTCTTGCCCACGCCCAAGGGCTAGTCTACACCCTACTTGATTTGATGCCGAGCCACTATCAACGAGATAGCCTACAAGCCTTGCTGGGATTATTTTTACAAGCTCAAGGACATCCTCTGCCCCAACAATGCAAAACTAAATCAGCCAGTGCCTTAAGTCGGTTTCTCAACGTCTACCCCTGGTCAACTCGTCGGCTGATTCGTAGTACCCGCTCCTTTGTCCTGCAGCAAATTCTGTCACAGCCACGAATTGGACGTAGACCCATCTTACAAGTCATCATCGACTTAACCACCCTAGAAAAACGCGGCAAGTTCAAGCTGTTGGATGGATTAGTGCGAGTCTTCCATAGCAAACGTGGGCTACACCTAGTCGTGATGTATCTAGTAGTGGGTCAATGGCGCGTGCCGTGGAATTTTCGAGTTTACCGAGGGAAAAATCATTCCTCACCAGCACAGTTGGGGCTACGACTTGTACAAAGCTTACCTTCATTGCTGAGTCAACACTTTCAGCTCATGATTTTAGTAGATACAGCCTTTGGTAGTGCCGAATTTTTACATGGTATACGTAAATTAAAATATCACGCCATTGCCGGAGTACGCTGTGACCGCAAGCTACAAGATGGGCGCAATGTTAAGCAACTATGCAGGCGGGGACAACAAGTGCGACTGGTAAAATTAAAGTTTCCAGTTTCACTGTCTTGGTACTATCTCAAGCGTGACGACGGTAGGCTGGAAAAGCGCTTTGTCCTCTCTACCAAACCACTTAAAGCTAGTACTATCAATTACTGGGGCAAAAAGCGTTGGCAGATTGAGGGATGGTTCAAAACTGCTAAACATCGGTTTGGATTAGACCAATTTGGTCAGGGCACATTGCTAGGTGTCTACCGTTGGCTGGTATTGTCACTTTTAGCTTATTTGTTAGCACATTGGGCTTATTTGTCTACTGCATCTACCGACTCACCTGATTGGGGTAAGGCGGCTCAACTGGCACTTGAAGCATTACTGCCTCAACTAGTGGTGTTGCTCCTGCTGCTGGAGAGCAAACGCCTCACACCCCTAGCACGCTCCCTTGGTTTTGACATTCAAATCACTTGCTGCAAGATCTGA
- a CDS encoding iron-siderophore ABC transporter substrate-binding protein, with translation MKISLRRFAYLVCLGIVMVTLVSTCNAIGDRSLTRSKPLVENCRFVKHVMGETCIPRNPQRVVTLRTDTFANSLALGIKPIASVYIELANPIPNYLQDKVDGIELVGGHDAPNLEKILRLKPNLILIGSYYAKAIYKQLSQIAPTVVLNIPYPPPSWQRQLEELSQVLGKEDVYQQLMNDYWQRIEKLKKILGIGAASPKENRRHTLKISVASTSSQYGIWAYGEKHFSGTVLKDLGLQRPRSQTGNFFYVENLSEETISEIDGDVLFFLTWDDKDDKKTLEKLQQRPLWRQLNVVQRDRVYFVGQHWHSSDIFAVHAMLDDLFKYLGETP, from the coding sequence ATGAAAATCTCTTTACGCCGCTTTGCCTATCTAGTATGTTTGGGAATTGTAATGGTAACGCTGGTTTCGACTTGTAACGCGATCGGCGATCGCAGCCTTACACGCTCAAAACCACTGGTAGAGAATTGTCGGTTCGTGAAGCATGTGATGGGTGAAACTTGCATTCCTCGCAATCCTCAACGTGTCGTAACTCTGAGGACAGATACTTTCGCTAATAGTTTGGCATTAGGGATTAAACCTATTGCATCAGTGTATATTGAATTAGCCAATCCTATTCCTAATTATCTTCAAGATAAAGTAGATGGGATAGAACTTGTCGGAGGACATGACGCTCCTAATTTAGAAAAGATTTTGCGACTTAAACCCAATCTAATTCTGATTGGTTCTTATTACGCAAAAGCTATTTATAAACAATTATCCCAGATTGCGCCTACAGTTGTATTGAATATTCCTTATCCTCCTCCTTCTTGGCAGCGGCAATTAGAGGAACTGTCTCAAGTATTAGGTAAAGAAGATGTGTATCAGCAATTAATGAATGATTATTGGCAGCGAATTGAAAAACTCAAAAAAATATTAGGCATTGGCGCAGCCTCTCCAAAGGAGAATCGCCGCCACACCCTCAAGATATCTGTTGCCAGTACCAGTTCGCAATATGGAATTTGGGCATATGGAGAAAAGCATTTTTCTGGAACGGTGCTAAAAGATCTTGGATTGCAACGTCCGCGATCGCAAACGGGAAATTTCTTCTATGTAGAAAACCTGTCAGAAGAGACAATATCTGAGATTGATGGAGATGTTCTCTTCTTTTTAACTTGGGATGATAAAGATGATAAGAAGACGCTAGAAAAGCTCCAACAAAGACCCTTATGGCGACAGCTCAACGTCGTGCAGCGCGATCGCGTTTATTTTGTAGGTCAACATTGGCATAGTTCAGATATTTTTGCAGTTCATGCCATGCTGGATGACTTGTTTAAGTATTTAGGTGAAACACCTTGA